The DNA segment CAAGGTCATTTGGCGCAAAAATTTTTATGTGACAAAAAAATTCTACATAATATGACATTATTCATATATTGTATAATTATTAACTAACATCCTAATCAAATTCATTCACATGAAAAAACTTATCCTAAGTTTAATGGCCTTTCTGTGCCTCTTCGGATCGGCGATTGCACAAAATCGGACGATTACCGGCACAGTAACAGGAAAAGAAGACGGGCTTCCAATACCCGGAGTTACCGTAAAAATCGTGGGTTCCCAGGGCGGAACGCTAACCAATGCAGAAGGGAAATATTCACTCAGCGTTCCCCAGGGAGCGAAATCACTAGCCTTCTCCTCCCTTGGTTTTGGGAGCCAGGCGAAAGTCATTCCTACATCAAACGTATTGAACGTAGTTTTGGAAAACGATGATCAATCCTTGTCGGAAGTCGTGATCACTGCACTAGGTATTCAACGTAAAAAAAATGAGCTGCCTTATGCCGCTCAGGAAGTTAAAGGCGAAGACCTCACCAGAACCAGAGATAACAACTTCATCAACGGCTTATCCGGAAAAGTAGCCGGCCTGGACATTAAGCAATCCAATGCTATGGGAGGTTCTACCAACGTAGTCATGAGGGGTATCAAATCAATGACGCAAAATAATCAGGCACTCTTTGTTATAGATGGAGTTCCGGTAAGCAACGTTAATACAAACAGTGCCAACCAAAAAACAGGTAGAGGAGGGTATGATTATGGAAATGCCGCAGCGGATATCAATCCTGATGACATTGCTTCTGTAAACGTACTTAAAGGTGCTGCTGCAACTGCCCTATACGGTTCCAGAGCAGCGAATGGTGTCATTATGATCACCACCAAGAAAGGCAAGAAAAACGCTTTGGGAGTAACCTTAAACAGCGGTGTTACTTTTGGAAATATCGACAAAACAACCTTTGCCAAATATCAGAAAGAGTACGGCGCTGGCTATGCCAATCAATATAGTGGCCAGGGCAAGAATGAATCACCTGATGGTAACTTCTGGTACCGGGATATATTTGGTAAAGGAAACAGCCTAATGACCCCATTTACTGATGATGCATCTTATGGTGGTAAATTTGATCCGAATCTCCTGATCTATCAGTGGAACTCCTTTGATCCGACCTCTCCTTCTTATCAGAAAGCAACGCCATGGGTAGCCTCAGCGAATGATCCATCCACATTTTATAAAACGGCAATCGGCTCTAGTCACAGTGTTGTTTTAGATGGTGGCGGAGAAAGCACTACCTTTAAATTTGGCTATCAAAGAAGTGACGAAACCGGTGTTTTACCAAACAGTAAGATCATCAAAAACGGTTTTAACTTTGCCGCTGACCATGAGATTAACAAAAAACTAAAAATAAGTGCTGCTGCAAATTACACGAATATTGCTGGATTAGGCCGCTACGGTACCGGATATGACGGAAAAAACGTCAATCAGCAGTTCAGACAATGGTGGCAAACCAATGTTGACATAAAAGAACAAAAAGCAGCTTACGAAAGAGAAGAAAAAAACGTCACCTGGAACTGGGCTGACGAAACAGCACAAGGTGCAATCTATTCCAATAACCCTTATTGGACCAGATACAAGAACTTCGAAAATGATAGCAGAGACAGGTACTTCGGAAACGTTGCCCTGACCTGGAAACCATTAGATTGGTTTGATGTCCTTGGTCGCGTAACCTATGATGGCACCAGCGAAATGCAGGAAGAACGTATCGCGATAGGCGGTCCGGATATCCCTGAATACAGAAGAATTAACGGTACAAACTCAGAGGTTAACTTTGACCTGCTCCTTAACTTCAATAAAGAGATTACTCCCGACCTTAAATTCACAGGTTTATTAGGAAGTAACATCAGGAGAGCCAAATTAACTTCCATCAATGCAGTAACAAACGGAGGTCTGGTTGTACCTGAATTATATTCTTTATCCAACTCGGTAAATGCGATCAACGCTCCTCTTGAACGTTATGAGCGCGTAGGAGTAGATGGTTTATTTGCCAGTACTACCCTCGGTTATAAAGAAACTTTTTTCTTGGATGCCAGTATCCGTCGGGATCAATCCACTACCCTTCCACTAAAAAATAACACTTATTGGTATCCATCAGTAGCGGGAAGTTTTCTTTTCTCCAACCTGATGAAAGAATCAACCTGGTTAAGCCATGGTAAATTAAGATTGAATTACGCAGAAGTAGGTAATGATGCAGCAGCACTAAGCTTATATGATGTATACACCATCAACCCAATCTTTGGTGGAAATCTGCTAACCTCAATGCGTACTATCAAAAACAATCTTAATCTTTTACCGGAACGCACCAGAAGTATAGAGGCCGGTCTGGAAATGAATTTCTTACAGGGAAGAGTAGGTTTTGACTTTAGTTGGTACCGCACCAACTCTGTCAACCAGATCATGCCGGTTGATGTTTCTAATACCACCGGTTTTAATCAGAAATGGGTAAATGCGGGTACGATAAGAAATCAGGGTATAGAGATCTCTGCATTCGTCCTTCCTGTCAGGAATGATAATTTTACCTGGACAATGAACATCAATTTTGCAAGAAACAGAAATAAAGTGATTGAACTTTATGAAGGAAATACCAACCTGCAGGTTGGAGATCTTGGCGGTGGTGGCGTATCCCTGAATGCTACATTAGGTGAAGCTTATGGCACCATCCGCGGAGTGGACTTCCAATATATCAACGGACAAAAAGTGGTTAAAGAAAATGGATACTATGCTAAATCTGCTCCAAACCAGGTACTCGGCGACATCAACGCCGATTGGACCGGAGGTATTCAGAATAACTTTAAATACAAAGATATCTCCTTAAGTTTCCTTGTAGATATTAAACACGGCGGAAGCGTATTCTCCTTAGATCAGGCATACGGACAAGCAACAGGTATTTATCCCGAAACTGCAGGGCTAAATGAGCTGGGCAACCCGAAAAGGCTTCCTGTTAGTCAAGGTGGTGGTGTCCTTCTTCCTGGCGTAGATAAAGATGGAAATCCCAATAAGGTCAGGGCAGAAGCCTTCGACGGAACATCTACTCCTTATGGATACATTAACAATCCACCAGCGGCATTCGTATACGATGCCAGTTTTGTTAAACTACGTGAGGCTGCAATTACCTATTCGTTACCTAAAAAATGGATCGGCGAAAAAGTATTTAAGTCTGTTGACGTATCATTGGTGGGACGGAACCTTTGGATCATCCATAAGAACCTTCCTTACTCAGATCCGGAAGCAGGTTTAAGTTCAGGAAATATTCAGGGGTACCAAAGTGGCGCATACCCATCAGTAAGAACCTTTGGTTTTAACTTCAAATTTAGATTATAACCCCGTTTAACGACAACAGATTATGAAAAAATTATTAATATATATATTGCCCCTGATGCTGTTGGTATCATGTGCAAAAAGCCTGGACGATTACAACATCGATCAGAAAAATCCGGATAACGTCTCTGCAGGTTCTCTTTTTGCAAATGCGCTGAAAGAACTGGCCGACAATCAGACCTCTCCAAACGTAAACGTAAATGTTTTCAGGTACTGGGTTCAGCAATGGACCGCAACTTCCTACCAGGATGAACCCAGGTACGACTATATCACCCGCGAGGTTCACACCGCCTATTGGACTCCTATGTATAGTGAGATTCTCCAGGATCTGAAAGAAAGCAGAAGACTTACAGAAGCCGATGCCAAAATAAGCGATGCAGTAAAGAATAACCGAATTGCATTAACAGAGATCGCTTCCGTATATACCTGGTCTGTATTGGTAAATACGTGGGGAGATGTTCCATATTCTCAGGCTTTGGGCGATGTCAATCAACCAAAATATGATAAGTCAGCAGACATCTATGCTGATTTATTGAAACGACTGGATGGAGCAATTGCGCAAATGACTCCAGGATCAAATTTCGGCCCAACGGATTTGCTTTATAATGACAATACTGCAGGCTGGATAAAATTTGCACACAGTTTGAAGCTGAAACTGGCGATTACCCTGGCTGATGTGGATGAAGCGACCGCAAAGAGTGTGATCCAATCTTCCGCAGATAAAGCTTTCACCAGTAATGCTGACAATGCAACCTTTAAATACCTGAAGGAAACGCCTAATAATAATCCTATTTCAACTGATTTGAATAGTGCATTCACTAAAAGGCAGGATTATATTGGTGGAAAAACCATGATAGACATCATGAATAACCTTAACGACCCCAGAAGGCCGCAGTATTTTACCCCTATTAATGGAAATTATATTGGTGGAATCATTGGTATAAATAACACTTTTGCTAACTTTTCACATATCAGTGATAAAATAATTGCACCTGATTTCCCGGCCCTTCTTTTGGATTATCCTGAAGTGGAGCTGATCCTGGCTGAGGCTGCAGCAAGATGGGGAATTGCCGGAACAGCTGTAGACCATTATAATAAAGGGATCACTGCTTCTATCCTCTACTGGGGAGGCAGCGAAGCCGAAGCAACTGCTTATTTAGCTCAACCTAAAGTAGCTTATGCCACTGCCTCTGCAAACATTAAGGAAAAAATAGGCATCCAGAAGTACCTTGCTTTATATAACCGCGGGTATGACACCTGGGTAGAATGGAGACGTCTGGATTTCCCGGTATTGGAACGTGCGATCAGTTCTGTCAGCGTGATTCCTTTACGTATCACCTATCCTGATAATGAAAGAACTTTAAACCAGGCAAATGTTGAAGCTGCCTCTGCCGCAATGGGTGGAGATGCAGTAAGTTCTAAAATTTTCTGGGATAAATTCTAACTCTTTTTATACGCTTTTGAGGGCCGCTTCTATGATTTAGAAGCGGCCCTTTTTTTGCGTTAAGTATTCCAGCCGATTTAACAATTCCTTAATACTGTGCCCTGTAATTTTAAAGGGTGAAAAAAGTATATCCAAGCCGGACCTTCCGGATCCTGTTCTTTCTGCTGTTATACGGCAAC comes from the Pedobacter sp. FW305-3-2-15-E-R2A2 genome and includes:
- a CDS encoding SusC/RagA family TonB-linked outer membrane protein encodes the protein MKKLILSLMAFLCLFGSAIAQNRTITGTVTGKEDGLPIPGVTVKIVGSQGGTLTNAEGKYSLSVPQGAKSLAFSSLGFGSQAKVIPTSNVLNVVLENDDQSLSEVVITALGIQRKKNELPYAAQEVKGEDLTRTRDNNFINGLSGKVAGLDIKQSNAMGGSTNVVMRGIKSMTQNNQALFVIDGVPVSNVNTNSANQKTGRGGYDYGNAAADINPDDIASVNVLKGAAATALYGSRAANGVIMITTKKGKKNALGVTLNSGVTFGNIDKTTFAKYQKEYGAGYANQYSGQGKNESPDGNFWYRDIFGKGNSLMTPFTDDASYGGKFDPNLLIYQWNSFDPTSPSYQKATPWVASANDPSTFYKTAIGSSHSVVLDGGGESTTFKFGYQRSDETGVLPNSKIIKNGFNFAADHEINKKLKISAAANYTNIAGLGRYGTGYDGKNVNQQFRQWWQTNVDIKEQKAAYEREEKNVTWNWADETAQGAIYSNNPYWTRYKNFENDSRDRYFGNVALTWKPLDWFDVLGRVTYDGTSEMQEERIAIGGPDIPEYRRINGTNSEVNFDLLLNFNKEITPDLKFTGLLGSNIRRAKLTSINAVTNGGLVVPELYSLSNSVNAINAPLERYERVGVDGLFASTTLGYKETFFLDASIRRDQSTTLPLKNNTYWYPSVAGSFLFSNLMKESTWLSHGKLRLNYAEVGNDAAALSLYDVYTINPIFGGNLLTSMRTIKNNLNLLPERTRSIEAGLEMNFLQGRVGFDFSWYRTNSVNQIMPVDVSNTTGFNQKWVNAGTIRNQGIEISAFVLPVRNDNFTWTMNINFARNRNKVIELYEGNTNLQVGDLGGGGVSLNATLGEAYGTIRGVDFQYINGQKVVKENGYYAKSAPNQVLGDINADWTGGIQNNFKYKDISLSFLVDIKHGGSVFSLDQAYGQATGIYPETAGLNELGNPKRLPVSQGGGVLLPGVDKDGNPNKVRAEAFDGTSTPYGYINNPPAAFVYDASFVKLREAAITYSLPKKWIGEKVFKSVDVSLVGRNLWIIHKNLPYSDPEAGLSSGNIQGYQSGAYPSVRTFGFNFKFRL
- a CDS encoding SusD/RagB family nutrient-binding outer membrane lipoprotein, with product MKKLLIYILPLMLLVSCAKSLDDYNIDQKNPDNVSAGSLFANALKELADNQTSPNVNVNVFRYWVQQWTATSYQDEPRYDYITREVHTAYWTPMYSEILQDLKESRRLTEADAKISDAVKNNRIALTEIASVYTWSVLVNTWGDVPYSQALGDVNQPKYDKSADIYADLLKRLDGAIAQMTPGSNFGPTDLLYNDNTAGWIKFAHSLKLKLAITLADVDEATAKSVIQSSADKAFTSNADNATFKYLKETPNNNPISTDLNSAFTKRQDYIGGKTMIDIMNNLNDPRRPQYFTPINGNYIGGIIGINNTFANFSHISDKIIAPDFPALLLDYPEVELILAEAAARWGIAGTAVDHYNKGITASILYWGGSEAEATAYLAQPKVAYATASANIKEKIGIQKYLALYNRGYDTWVEWRRLDFPVLERAISSVSVIPLRITYPDNERTLNQANVEAASAAMGGDAVSSKIFWDKF